One Alosa alosa isolate M-15738 ecotype Scorff River chromosome 22, AALO_Geno_1.1, whole genome shotgun sequence DNA segment encodes these proteins:
- the LOC125287842 gene encoding inactive all-trans-retinol 13,14-reductase-like yields the protein MWLLMFVVWSLACAGGTYWYLFGKPSLFSLELLWLNDPLEPDQEKRNRLLHKALGGFCCVSLVCYVGLWIRSLTLIMKLLLFLVSGSLACAGGTYWYLFLKPSPFSLESLRPTEPLEVDQKKRNKVLKKGFSRERIPENLDAIIIGSGLGGLTTAACMAKKGKRVLVLEQHDNAGGCCHTFTEKGFEFDVGLHYAGQLHENSLMRIAFDQITEGQLEFVTLPQHFDTVHIGQGEEHREYSYYSGKTEMEANMKKQFPDDTKAVEEFFRVMKVSARKTFYLGLLKLIPRWLALFFLKSGIADRCSSVFRLATTGITTWADQLTNNKDLQLMFNYLFIGDRPRDCSLFMNALLIHHYKRGAYYPRGGASEIPYHISNTIRKYGGEVLVRAPVTRILLDKDGAACGVAVRKGQEVVEVKAPIVISNCGLFNTFKYLLPPQIHIKHDIQMRAQMMKPGKACVLLFCGFDATAEELDITPTTLWLFKENDIDKSMDKFFAMSKDEAPDNVPMVFITFPSAKDPASKIRHPGKSCMTVLTMVNYEWFEEWKDGTVRRRGDDYTEYKNRFADHLFNWACEHFPKIKDKVVYQEIATPLSNEHYLRAFRGAPYSGEHTLERFDPVLMAKNRCDTPVKNLYITGQDVFSCGIAGALHGGLICASTVLGHLLYVDLFMMKIKLKGGSILHTLQNLFF from the exons ATGTGGCTGCTGATGTTTGTGGTGTGGTCCTTGGCCTGTGCCGGGGGAACCTACTGGTACCTGTTTGGGAAGCCGAGCCTGTTCTCTCTGGAGTTGCTATGGCTCAATGATCCACTAGAACCGGACCAGGAGAAGAGGAACAGGCTGCTGCATAAAG CTCTTGGAGGCTTCTGCTGTGTGTCACTGGTCTGCTATGTGGGTCTCTGGATCAGAAGCTTGACCCTCATCATGAAGCTGCTGCTGTTTCTGGTGTCTGGGTCCTTGGCCTGTGCTGGGGGAACCTACTGGTACCTGTTTCTGAAGCCCAGCCCGTTCTCTCTGGAGTCACTGCGGCCCACAGAACCACTAGAAGTGGACCAGAAGAAGAGGAACAAGGTGCTGAAGAAAG GTTTCAGTAGGGAGAGAATCCCTGAGAACCTGGATGCCATCATCATCGGCAGCGGTCTCGGAGGCCTGACTACGGCTGCTTGTATGGCCAAAAAGGGGAAGAGGGTGCTGGTTCTAGAGCAACATGACAATGCTGGTGGATGCTGCCACACCTTCACGGAGAAAGGCTTTGAATTTGATGTtg GCCTGCACTACGCCGGTCAGCTGCATGAGAACAGCCTGATGCGAATCGCCTTTGACCAGATCACCGAGGGTCAGCTGGAATTTGTGACCCTGCCCCAGCACTTTGACACCGTCCACATTGGTCAGGGGGAGGAGCACCGAGAGTATAGCTACTACAGCGGGAAGACCGAGATGGAGGCCAACATGAAGAAGCAATTCCCAGACGACACCAAGGCTGTTGAGGAGTTCTTCAGAGTCATGAAG gtcTCTGCCAGGAAGACCTTCTACCTGGGCCTCCTGAAGCTCATCCCTCGCTGGCTGGCCCTCTTCTTTCTCAAGTCCGGCATCGCTGACCGCTGCTCCTCCGTCTTCCGTCTGGCCACCACCGGCATCACCACCTGGGCTGACCAGCTGACCAATAACAAGGACCTCCAGCTCATGTTCAACTACCTCTTCATTG GTGATCGCCCTAGAGACTGTAGCCTCTTCATGAATGCCCTCCTCATCCACCACTACAAGCGTGGAGCCTACTATCCTAGAGGGGGCGCCAGTGAGATCCCCTACCACATCAGCAACACCATCCGCAAGTATGGCGGTGAAGTGCTGGTGAGAGCTCCGGTCACTCGAATCCTGTTGGATAAAGATGGCGCTGCCTGTG GTGTGGCAGTGAGGAAGGGCCAAGAGGTAGTGGAGGTGAAAGCACCCATCGTAATCTCCAACTGTGGCCTCTTCAACACCTTCAAGTACTTGCTGCCACCTCAGATTCACATAAAACATG ATATCCAGATGCGTGCCCAAATGATGAAACCTGGCAAAGCTTGCGTGCTCCTCTTCTGTGGTTTCGATGCCACTGCTGAAGAGCTCGACATCACACCAACCACTTTATGGCTCTTCAAGGAAAACGACATAGACAAATC GATGGATAAATTCTTTGCTATGAGCAAAGATGAGGCCCCTGACAATGTTCCCATGGTGTTCATCACCTTCCCATCTGCCAAAGACCCTGCCTCAAAGATCAGACACCCAG GCAAATCCTGCATGACTGTTCTGACCATGGTGAACTACGAGTGGTTTGAGGAGTGGAAGGACGGGACagtaaggaggagaggagacgactACACAGAGTACAAGAACAGATTCGCTGACCACCTCTTTAACTGGGCCTGCGAGCATTTCCCTAAGATTAAAGACAAG GTGGTGTACCAGGAGATAGCCACACCACTCTCCAATGAGCACTACCTGAGAGCATTCAGGGGGGCCCCGTACTCTGGCGAGCACACCCTAGAACGCTTTGACCCAGTGTTAATGGCCAAGAACCGCTGTGACACGCCCGTCAAAAACCTCTACATCACAG GTCAGGACGTGTTCAGCTGTGGTATTGCAGGGGCCCTGCATGGTGGGCTGATCTGTGCCTCCACAGTGTTGGGCCACCTCCTCTATGTCGACCTCTTCATGATGAAGATTAAACTGAAGGGGGGCAGCATTTTACACACTTTACAGAatctgtttttttaa